A genomic stretch from Corynebacterium kutscheri includes:
- a CDS encoding M3 family metallopeptidase: MTNPLLNSSELPYHLPPFAEITIDHYRPAFEQALARHKEEIIQITTSQAAPTWSNTVEALEASGQDLARVSAVFFNLYSTDANEEMNEIAAWVAPLLSEHSDSIYLNQELLARFKAVDIPNDGESQRLYEHWMRQFARHGALLNDDDRKQLSEINARLSVLADEFGRNLLAETRELAVIFVAKDELAGLSAERIASAAKDAEQHGQSGFVLPLGLPSVQDEQASLHSKQSREKLYQASLARGMKSNPEVLLEIVRLRAKKAALLGYKNHAEYVIEEETAESVAAVHDLLYSLSPQAATNARNEHKLLSEAARLAADTSGKQIGDQETLVGAADWPYWEAQVRARDFHLDEDELSAYFPLRQALVDGVFFAAARLYGISISARKDLSGYADDVEVWEVKDADGSGLGLFITDYYARPSKRGGAWMSEFVSQSQLLATKPVVVNVMGITKPADGSDALLSIDQLRTLFHEFGHGLHGLLSQVRYPSFSGTNVPRDYVEFPSQINENWAFEPTVLKNYARHVVTGEVIPDRLVSAMNKARQFGQGFATSEYLAAAIIDLAWHTVSVEEADLLTPADIESFEHKALEDAGLTVPGIAPRYRSTYFNHIFAGGYSAGYYSYLWAEALDADGFDWFITSKAAGDYADEVSVRRAGERFRQLVLSRGGADDFKTAFENLRGREKDVEPLLKRRGLSGAV, translated from the coding sequence ATGACTAACCCATTGCTTAACTCCTCAGAACTTCCTTATCATTTACCACCTTTTGCTGAAATCACAATTGATCATTATCGGCCAGCCTTTGAACAAGCTTTAGCGCGTCATAAGGAAGAAATAATCCAGATTACTACCAGTCAGGCTGCGCCTACTTGGAGTAACACAGTTGAAGCGTTGGAAGCATCGGGACAAGATTTAGCTCGAGTATCAGCAGTGTTTTTTAATCTTTATAGCACTGATGCTAATGAAGAAATGAATGAGATTGCTGCCTGGGTGGCGCCACTGCTTTCCGAACATTCGGATTCTATTTATCTTAATCAGGAATTATTAGCACGCTTTAAGGCTGTCGATATACCAAATGATGGCGAGTCGCAGCGTCTTTATGAGCACTGGATGCGTCAATTTGCACGCCATGGCGCATTGCTTAACGATGATGACCGGAAACAACTAAGTGAAATTAACGCTCGCTTATCAGTTTTAGCCGATGAGTTTGGCCGAAACCTATTAGCTGAGACTCGTGAACTGGCTGTGATTTTTGTAGCAAAAGACGAACTAGCTGGGTTAAGTGCAGAACGAATTGCTTCTGCTGCTAAAGATGCAGAACAACATGGACAAAGTGGATTTGTTTTGCCATTGGGGTTACCTAGTGTACAAGATGAACAAGCCAGCCTTCATAGCAAGCAATCGCGAGAGAAACTCTATCAGGCTTCTTTAGCACGAGGAATGAAGTCCAACCCTGAGGTACTGCTAGAAATTGTTCGCCTACGGGCGAAAAAAGCTGCCTTACTTGGTTATAAAAATCATGCTGAATATGTTATTGAGGAAGAAACTGCCGAAAGCGTAGCGGCTGTTCATGATTTACTCTATAGTCTTAGTCCCCAGGCTGCTACCAATGCACGCAATGAACATAAGTTGCTCAGTGAGGCTGCACGACTTGCTGCCGATACGAGTGGTAAACAGATAGGTGATCAAGAAACACTTGTTGGTGCTGCCGACTGGCCGTATTGGGAAGCGCAGGTTCGAGCTCGCGATTTTCATTTAGATGAGGATGAACTTTCTGCATATTTTCCTCTGCGTCAAGCACTTGTTGATGGTGTATTTTTTGCTGCGGCTAGGCTATACGGTATTAGCATTAGCGCGCGGAAAGATTTATCTGGTTATGCCGATGATGTTGAGGTATGGGAAGTAAAAGATGCAGATGGTAGCGGTTTAGGATTGTTTATCACTGACTACTATGCGCGTCCATCAAAACGCGGTGGCGCTTGGATGTCGGAGTTTGTTAGCCAATCACAACTACTAGCTACCAAACCAGTGGTAGTTAATGTTATGGGGATTACCAAACCCGCTGATGGTAGTGATGCACTATTGAGCATTGATCAATTACGTACCTTATTCCATGAGTTTGGGCATGGTTTACATGGTCTCTTGTCGCAGGTCCGATATCCTAGTTTCTCTGGTACTAATGTGCCTCGCGATTATGTTGAGTTTCCCTCGCAGATCAATGAGAACTGGGCTTTTGAACCTACGGTATTAAAAAATTACGCTCGTCACGTAGTTACTGGTGAGGTTATTCCTGATCGGCTCGTTTCTGCCATGAATAAGGCACGCCAATTTGGACAAGGTTTTGCTACCAGCGAATATTTAGCTGCGGCAATTATTGATCTGGCTTGGCACACTGTGAGCGTAGAAGAAGCAGATTTACTTACCCCAGCAGATATTGAAAGCTTTGAGCACAAAGCTCTAGAAGATGCTGGTTTAACGGTGCCCGGAATTGCGCCAAGGTACCGCTCGACTTATTTCAATCACATTTTTGCCGGTGGTTATTCTGCGGGATATTATTCCTATCTATGGGCCGAAGCACTAGATGCAGATGGTTTTGATTGGTTTATCACGAGCAAAGCAGCCGGTGATTATGCCGATGAAGTATCGGTACGACGAGCAGGCGAGCGGTTTAGACAATTAGTGCTCTCTCGAGGTGGCGCAGATGATTTTAAAACCGCTTTTGAAAATCTTCGCGGACGTGAAAAAGATGTAGAACCTTTATTAAAGCGTCGTGGCCTTAGCGGAGCCGTATAA
- the malQ gene encoding 4-alpha-glucanotransferase, producing MGYIDSLRELAAAHNVSWSYTGFGGTQIDVSEDTLVKTLRALGVELGTADMPSEEEIRQAIEKRYADEFKRPLPRCIVSVQGHDYIFPVHVIDGAPADIEVTLEDGSVVVPEQVENWTAPRTFDGVSYGEASFRLPADLPLGWHTVTLRSEDLTASCFLIVTPQRLSTTDRLLNKPVTGVMAQIYSVRSQNSWGMGDFNDLGHLADTVARTAGADFLLINPMHAAEPFAPVEDSPYLPTTRRFTNPIYIRIEDIPELLALDEETQADIEELANEFRELNTSADYIERNPIYEAKLQVLREIFACQREPAREQDFQDYLANEGQGLYDFATWCAEQEIEAHHLAASHSVLPDKAELVNFYMWLQWICDQQLGAAQSAAIDAGMRIGIMADLAVGVHPGGADAATLKNVLAPLASVGAPPDNYNHHGQDWSQPPWHPELLAEQGYIPWRDLLRTVLRHSGGIRVDHVLGLFRLFWIPRLQHPSTGTYVNFDHEALVGILALEAERANAVVIGEDLGTFEPWVQDFLASRGIMGTSIVWFESSPHGGPRHQHEYRPLALSSVSTHDLPPTAGYLEGEHIALRDRLGILTTDVETENTIDLQWQAEILTRVKEEGGFEDNEVVDNFYGIPRNQRGDTETLITALHRFLAGTPSALTCMSLVDMVGDKRAQNQPGTTNDLYPNWCVPLTDSTGTAITIEQLADNRLYQKVAQASQR from the coding sequence GTGGGATACATAGATTCACTTCGCGAGCTTGCAGCCGCGCACAACGTGTCATGGTCATATACCGGTTTCGGTGGCACACAGATCGATGTTTCTGAAGATACGCTGGTCAAAACACTACGCGCCTTAGGAGTAGAGTTAGGCACCGCCGACATGCCTTCGGAAGAAGAAATCCGTCAAGCCATCGAAAAGCGTTACGCCGATGAGTTTAAACGACCGTTACCTCGCTGTATTGTTTCGGTACAGGGTCACGACTATATATTTCCAGTTCATGTTATCGATGGTGCACCCGCCGACATTGAGGTCACTCTCGAAGATGGGTCTGTTGTTGTCCCTGAACAAGTAGAAAATTGGACCGCACCACGTACATTCGACGGTGTGAGCTATGGTGAGGCCTCCTTCCGGTTACCAGCTGATCTCCCGCTTGGTTGGCATACTGTAACTTTGCGTTCCGAAGATCTCACCGCAAGTTGTTTCCTCATCGTTACCCCACAGCGCCTATCGACGACTGACCGACTGCTTAACAAGCCTGTTACTGGCGTTATGGCACAAATTTACTCGGTACGCTCCCAAAACTCATGGGGTATGGGCGATTTCAATGACCTCGGTCACCTTGCCGATACTGTGGCACGTACTGCTGGCGCAGATTTCTTATTAATTAATCCGATGCATGCAGCAGAACCATTCGCCCCCGTAGAGGATTCGCCGTATCTACCTACCACCCGTCGTTTTACTAATCCTATTTATATCCGTATCGAAGATATTCCAGAACTTTTAGCTCTTGATGAAGAAACTCAAGCCGATATCGAAGAGTTAGCTAACGAGTTCCGTGAACTTAATACTTCTGCGGATTATATTGAACGCAATCCTATTTACGAGGCGAAGCTTCAGGTACTACGAGAAATCTTTGCTTGTCAGCGTGAGCCAGCACGAGAACAAGACTTCCAAGACTATCTCGCTAATGAAGGTCAAGGTCTCTACGACTTTGCAACGTGGTGTGCTGAACAAGAAATTGAAGCACATCATCTTGCTGCCAGCCACTCTGTGTTGCCAGATAAAGCAGAGCTGGTTAACTTCTACATGTGGTTGCAATGGATTTGCGATCAACAGCTGGGAGCCGCTCAATCAGCCGCAATTGACGCAGGCATGCGCATCGGAATTATGGCTGACCTCGCAGTAGGTGTTCACCCAGGTGGTGCTGATGCCGCTACGCTTAAAAACGTGCTCGCACCACTTGCTTCAGTAGGTGCACCACCAGATAATTACAACCATCATGGTCAAGACTGGTCACAACCACCATGGCATCCTGAGTTACTTGCAGAACAAGGCTATATTCCATGGCGTGATCTGCTTCGCACTGTACTACGTCATTCTGGTGGTATTCGAGTAGACCACGTACTTGGTCTTTTCCGTTTATTCTGGATTCCACGCCTACAGCACCCATCAACGGGTACCTACGTCAATTTTGACCACGAGGCGTTGGTTGGAATTTTGGCGCTCGAAGCTGAGCGCGCCAATGCGGTCGTTATCGGTGAAGACCTAGGTACTTTCGAACCATGGGTTCAAGATTTCTTGGCTAGTCGTGGAATTATGGGTACGTCAATTGTCTGGTTTGAATCCTCACCACATGGTGGGCCTCGCCACCAACACGAATATCGTCCATTGGCATTAAGCTCGGTGAGTACTCATGATCTCCCACCAACTGCAGGTTATTTAGAGGGCGAACATATTGCTTTACGCGATCGCCTGGGTATCCTTACAACCGATGTAGAAACTGAAAACACCATTGATTTACAGTGGCAAGCAGAGATTCTTACCCGGGTAAAAGAAGAAGGTGGCTTCGAAGATAACGAGGTTGTCGATAATTTTTATGGTATTCCGCGAAACCAGCGTGGCGATACGGAAACACTCATTACAGCTTTGCACCGCTTCTTAGCCGGTACGCCAAGTGCTTTAACCTGTATGTCTTTAGTAGACATGGTTGGTGATAAGCGTGCCCAAAATCAACCCGGTACCACAAATGATCTCTATCCGAACTGGTGTGTACCACTTACTGATAGCACTGGTACGGCAATTACTATCGAACAATTAGCTGATAATCGCCTTTACCAAAAAGTAGCACAGGCCTCGCAACGGTAA
- a CDS encoding AMP-dependent synthetase/ligase, whose protein sequence is MREISGRATFEIKENETCLSQLLAVAQARPYGVMYTRPKNFEWVNVTGAEFVEEVYAVAKGFIAAGVQQGDRVALLSETRYEWSLLDFAIWAAGAVSVPIYGSSSLKQIEWIIEDSGAVFAITETRDHTDLMSHLVLGEDGKAELKSSPSKLRRILEINSSAISTLKFEGRGVDSSVVDERIAAVVADDLATLVYTSGTTGRPKGCRLTHRNWLSQVRGLLTHPIGGIAVPGNRVLTFLPMAHVLSHAVSLAIALSGAAQSHWSDFSTLSVEFQRARPNLILGVPRVFEKVKNGARANAAEGGPVKAALFDQAVKVADEYSRAMDTPQGPSRLLKMRHATFDKLVYSKIRAAMGGEVRYAISGGSAIGHDVLHFFRGIGTPIYEGYGLTETTAAATVDFTNQLIGSVGVPVGDTAIRINEDSEILVKGSIVFDGYWNNEEATAAAFDEEGWFNTGDLGEILDSGQLVITGRKKDLIVTAGGKNVSPGPLEDSLRAHPLISQAMVVGDGKPFVGLLVTLDEDALKRWKLNHNIPESRGVKELATDPVLRAEIQDAINATNSMVSHAEAIKKFYILDKDLTEGADELTPTMKVKRNVVARRYAAEIDRLYRR, encoded by the coding sequence GTGCGAGAAATTAGCGGTCGAGCGACTTTTGAAATTAAAGAAAACGAAACCTGTCTGAGCCAGTTACTAGCGGTGGCGCAGGCACGCCCATATGGTGTGATGTACACCCGACCAAAAAACTTTGAATGGGTTAACGTTACTGGTGCAGAATTTGTTGAAGAGGTATATGCAGTAGCCAAGGGCTTTATTGCAGCTGGGGTACAACAAGGTGACCGGGTAGCGTTACTGAGTGAGACCCGATACGAATGGTCACTACTTGATTTTGCTATTTGGGCAGCAGGAGCGGTATCAGTTCCTATTTATGGTTCTAGCTCTTTGAAACAGATCGAATGGATCATTGAAGACTCTGGGGCAGTTTTTGCAATAACTGAGACTCGTGATCATACCGACCTCATGTCACATCTGGTTCTTGGCGAAGACGGTAAGGCAGAGCTAAAGAGTTCGCCAAGTAAATTACGCCGTATTTTGGAGATCAATTCTTCCGCGATTTCTACTTTAAAATTTGAGGGTCGTGGGGTGGATTCTTCGGTAGTCGATGAGCGTATTGCCGCGGTTGTTGCCGATGATCTTGCCACCTTGGTTTATACCTCTGGAACTACTGGTCGGCCCAAAGGATGCCGGCTTACACATCGCAATTGGCTAAGCCAAGTACGTGGTTTGCTGACTCACCCAATTGGTGGAATTGCGGTGCCGGGCAACCGAGTGCTCACATTTTTGCCTATGGCACATGTGCTTTCGCATGCAGTGTCATTGGCGATTGCACTTTCTGGTGCCGCACAGTCACATTGGTCAGATTTTTCTACCCTTAGCGTTGAATTCCAGCGTGCACGACCAAATCTCATTTTGGGCGTGCCGCGAGTATTTGAAAAAGTAAAAAATGGTGCTCGTGCTAATGCTGCTGAAGGTGGACCAGTTAAGGCAGCACTTTTCGATCAAGCAGTAAAAGTTGCTGATGAGTATTCACGCGCTATGGATACCCCGCAGGGTCCATCGCGACTGTTAAAGATGCGTCATGCTACTTTCGACAAGTTGGTGTACTCAAAGATCCGTGCGGCTATGGGTGGCGAAGTACGTTACGCAATTTCTGGTGGTTCTGCTATCGGTCATGATGTATTGCACTTCTTTAGAGGTATTGGTACCCCTATTTACGAAGGTTATGGACTTACCGAAACCACGGCTGCGGCAACGGTTGATTTTACGAATCAGCTCATTGGTTCTGTTGGTGTTCCGGTAGGGGATACGGCTATTCGGATTAATGAGGATTCAGAAATACTTGTTAAAGGCAGCATTGTTTTTGATGGTTATTGGAATAATGAAGAAGCTACCGCAGCGGCCTTCGATGAAGAAGGCTGGTTTAATACCGGCGATTTAGGTGAGATTCTTGATAGCGGCCAGTTAGTGATTACGGGTCGAAAGAAAGATCTTATTGTTACCGCTGGTGGAAAAAATGTGTCCCCGGGTCCATTAGAAGATAGTTTGCGTGCTCATCCACTTATTAGTCAGGCGATGGTGGTCGGCGATGGTAAACCTTTTGTTGGTTTGTTGGTTACCTTGGACGAGGATGCATTAAAACGATGGAAGCTTAATCACAATATCCCTGAATCACGTGGGGTGAAAGAATTAGCTACTGATCCAGTACTTCGAGCAGAAATCCAGGATGCAATTAACGCAACTAACTCAATGGTTTCACATGCTGAGGCGATTAAAAAATTCTACATTTTAGATAAAGATCTTACTGAGGGAGCCGATGAGCTTACCCCAACGATGAAGGTCAAAAGAAATGTGGTGGCTCGTCGCTACGCAGCAGAAATTGATCGGCTTTACCGACGCTAA
- the hemW gene encoding radical SAM family heme chaperone HemW, producing METFGVYVHVPFCASRCGYCDFNTYTPGELGSAASPESYLVALEKELELAAQLREEQGDTRVAETIFIGGGTPSMLGSQGLSRILTAIRNTTGIASHAEITTESNPESTSPEFFSELLEAGYTRISLGMQSAAPHVLQILERAHTPGRAFAAAQEALSVGFAHVNLDMIYGTPTETDDDVRMTLDRVIETGVDHVSAYSLIVEQGTRMARKVRVGELKESGDDLLADRYHLIDQWLREAGFEWYEVSNWSKPGGECRHNLGYWLDGDWWGAGPGAHSHMGDTRFFNVKHPVTYAQQLAKEQLPIKESEKLSSLERHEEQVMLGLRLKQGLRLDIFQPAGLKIIEHYIGRGLLCRDNHQVFLSEQGRLLADGIITDILVAEDLDA from the coding sequence ATGGAAACATTTGGTGTCTACGTTCATGTCCCGTTTTGTGCTTCGCGTTGTGGTTATTGTGATTTCAATACCTACACTCCCGGAGAATTAGGTAGTGCTGCTAGCCCAGAAAGTTATTTAGTAGCTTTAGAAAAGGAATTAGAATTAGCTGCTCAACTTCGGGAAGAACAGGGCGATACTCGGGTAGCTGAAACAATTTTTATTGGTGGCGGAACACCGAGCATGCTTGGTAGTCAAGGATTGTCTCGAATTTTAACTGCAATTAGAAACACCACGGGAATTGCTTCTCACGCAGAGATCACCACCGAGTCGAACCCGGAGTCTACCTCCCCAGAGTTTTTCTCTGAGTTATTAGAGGCTGGTTATACCCGTATTTCCTTAGGGATGCAGTCTGCGGCGCCACATGTATTGCAAATATTAGAGCGTGCCCATACTCCAGGGCGAGCCTTCGCGGCGGCGCAAGAGGCTTTGTCGGTTGGTTTTGCACATGTGAATCTAGATATGATTTATGGCACGCCAACGGAAACAGATGATGATGTGCGTATGACACTTGATCGGGTAATAGAAACCGGTGTCGATCATGTTAGTGCTTATTCACTTATCGTCGAACAAGGTACTCGTATGGCACGAAAAGTACGTGTTGGCGAGTTAAAAGAATCTGGCGATGATCTACTTGCTGATCGTTATCACCTTATTGACCAGTGGCTTCGCGAGGCTGGTTTTGAATGGTATGAAGTATCTAATTGGTCAAAACCTGGCGGAGAATGCCGTCATAATTTAGGGTATTGGCTTGACGGTGACTGGTGGGGAGCCGGCCCTGGGGCACATTCGCATATGGGCGATACTCGTTTTTTTAATGTAAAACATCCGGTTACTTATGCTCAACAACTAGCCAAAGAACAATTGCCCATTAAAGAATCAGAAAAACTAAGCTCGCTAGAACGCCACGAAGAACAAGTGATGCTGGGGCTGCGATTAAAACAAGGGCTACGTTTAGATATATTTCAACCTGCTGGTTTGAAAATAATTGAGCACTATATAGGACGCGGATTATTGTGCCGTGATAATCACCAGGTGTTTTTAAGCGAGCAGGGACGCTTGCTTGCCGACGGTATTATTACCGATATTCTTGTCGCTGAGGATCTGGACGCGTAG
- the hrcA gene encoding heat-inducible transcriptional repressor HrcA, giving the protein MAGQAEQRRQKVLRAIVADYIASHEPVGSKALLERHQLNVSSATIRNDMVVLESDGYITQQHASSGRIPTQKAYRTFVDSLDEVKPLSQAERSAILSFLEGGVDLEDVLRRSVQLLAQLTRQAAVVQLPNLNVTTVKYCEVVLLSPVRLLLVLITDSGRVEQRNVELTELCEPEQVLKLRDVLNRSLVGKTLTDASVSIAELADIGSVEGHAVDADIRVHVLRCATVLIETLVEQPNDRLILVGASNLTRIARDFPKGLPQVLEALEQQVVMLKLLANVQDLDHVSVLIGEENEEQDLHSASVVAAGYGQPGVTLGGLGVVGPTHMDYSGTISKVAAVAQYVSRVLGS; this is encoded by the coding sequence ATGGCAGGACAAGCAGAGCAACGCCGGCAAAAAGTATTGCGTGCAATTGTTGCAGATTATATTGCGTCCCATGAGCCAGTGGGATCAAAAGCCTTATTGGAGCGTCATCAACTCAATGTCAGTTCGGCGACTATCCGAAACGATATGGTGGTATTAGAATCGGATGGTTATATCACTCAGCAACATGCTAGTTCTGGACGTATTCCTACCCAAAAAGCCTACCGAACTTTTGTTGATTCACTTGATGAGGTCAAGCCCCTTTCCCAAGCTGAACGCAGTGCAATCCTTAGCTTTTTGGAAGGTGGGGTTGATTTAGAAGATGTGCTACGCCGAAGCGTACAACTTTTAGCCCAACTTACTCGCCAAGCTGCGGTTGTACAGTTACCCAATCTTAATGTCACTACAGTAAAATACTGTGAGGTGGTTTTACTTTCACCGGTGCGGCTACTTTTGGTGCTTATTACTGATTCCGGCCGGGTGGAGCAAAGAAATGTAGAACTTACTGAGTTATGTGAACCAGAACAGGTACTAAAACTACGCGATGTTCTTAATCGTTCTTTAGTAGGTAAGACACTTACCGACGCCAGTGTGTCGATCGCTGAGTTAGCCGATATCGGAAGTGTTGAAGGCCATGCAGTAGATGCAGATATTCGGGTTCACGTATTGCGATGTGCAACCGTACTTATAGAGACACTGGTAGAACAACCAAATGATCGTTTAATTCTTGTGGGGGCATCTAATCTTACTCGTATTGCTCGTGACTTCCCTAAGGGGCTGCCACAGGTATTAGAAGCCTTAGAACAGCAGGTAGTTATGTTAAAACTATTAGCTAATGTGCAAGATTTAGATCATGTTAGCGTACTTATTGGAGAAGAAAACGAAGAACAAGATCTTCATTCAGCTTCTGTGGTAGCCGCCGGTTATGGTCAACCAGGAGTGACCTTAGGTGGACTAGGAGTTGTCGGGCCTACTCATATGGATTATTCGGGAACAATTTCTAAGGTTGCTGCCGTTGCACAATATGTCAGTCGCGTACTTGGAAGCTAA
- the dnaJ gene encoding molecular chaperone DnaJ, with translation MARDYYGILGVERDASDNDIKKAYRKLARKYHPDVNDTEEAAEKFSEISIAQEVLLDPEKRRIVDAGGDPMAPGGAGYGGGFPGGFSGGFGDIFETFFGASGTGRAARSRVQPGNDALLRIQITLEDAYSGAKKDIEFDTAVLCSTCSGTGSKTQAKPVTCSHCGGAGEVQQMQRSFLGNIMTTSPCPYCQGTGEIIEDPCSTCGGDARVQERRSLVVNVPAGISDGMRIRMAGQGEIGRGGGPAGDLYIEVITEEHSVFTRENDDLSFSVSVPVYDAALGGEFSVDGLGGEAISVTVPAGTQPGDQIHIPGEGMPLLRKDGHGDMIAHVDVQIPRNLDDKTKSLFEQLRSASNETTTVQRADGSDNNLFHRIRNKFRR, from the coding sequence GTGGCACGAGACTATTACGGCATCCTTGGCGTAGAACGCGATGCAAGCGATAATGATATTAAGAAGGCTTATCGTAAACTTGCTCGTAAATACCATCCCGATGTTAATGATACTGAGGAAGCAGCAGAGAAATTTAGTGAGATTTCTATTGCTCAGGAGGTTCTCCTAGATCCAGAAAAACGTCGTATTGTTGATGCCGGCGGAGACCCTATGGCACCAGGTGGTGCAGGCTATGGTGGGGGATTCCCTGGCGGATTTAGTGGCGGTTTCGGAGATATTTTTGAGACTTTCTTTGGTGCTTCCGGAACTGGTCGTGCTGCGCGTTCTCGTGTTCAACCTGGCAATGATGCACTTCTTCGTATTCAGATTACTTTAGAAGATGCTTACTCAGGGGCTAAGAAAGATATTGAATTCGATACTGCAGTATTGTGCTCAACTTGTTCCGGAACTGGTTCTAAAACCCAGGCCAAGCCAGTAACCTGTTCGCACTGTGGTGGTGCTGGTGAGGTACAGCAAATGCAACGTTCCTTCTTAGGCAATATTATGACTACTAGCCCATGTCCATATTGCCAGGGAACCGGTGAAATTATCGAAGATCCTTGTTCTACTTGTGGCGGGGATGCTCGAGTACAAGAACGTCGCAGTTTAGTAGTAAATGTTCCGGCAGGAATTTCTGATGGTATGCGTATCCGTATGGCTGGACAAGGCGAGATCGGACGTGGCGGTGGGCCAGCAGGTGATCTTTATATTGAGGTGATTACCGAAGAACACTCTGTTTTCACTCGGGAAAATGATGACCTTTCCTTTAGTGTTTCCGTGCCGGTTTATGATGCCGCACTAGGCGGAGAGTTTAGTGTTGATGGTCTAGGCGGCGAAGCTATTTCGGTGACAGTTCCAGCTGGTACACAACCAGGTGATCAGATACACATCCCAGGAGAAGGTATGCCGCTGCTGCGCAAAGATGGTCATGGTGACATGATTGCGCACGTTGATGTGCAGATTCCGCGTAACTTAGATGATAAAACTAAGTCACTTTTTGAGCAGCTACGCAGTGCAAGCAATGAAACCACCACGGTGCAGCGTGCAGATGGAAGTGATAACAATTTATTCCATCGAATCCGTAATAAATTCCGTCGATAA
- a CDS encoding 16S rRNA (uracil(1498)-N(3))-methyltransferase — MSLPVFIASDIPETGQNVMLSGSEGKHAVSVKRIQPGEFIELIDGYGVRARSQVLSTSGKDQLVAQVIEQHQEPVPTPRVSIIQALPKSERSELAVDLMTQAGVDEIIPWAAERCIAQWVGNKAIKGRMKWENAAISAAKQSRRVRVPIIAELATTAEVENRITQADLAVVLHENARVSLKELDFQVKDIVLIIGPEGGISDKELARFSAVGAHAVHLGKEVVRTASAGMVALSALGVLTSRW; from the coding sequence ATGTCTCTTCCTGTTTTCATTGCCTCTGATATTCCCGAGACCGGACAAAACGTTATGTTGTCCGGCAGCGAGGGAAAACATGCGGTGAGCGTGAAACGTATCCAACCTGGTGAATTTATTGAACTTATCGACGGATACGGCGTGCGGGCGCGTAGCCAGGTACTTTCTACCAGTGGTAAGGATCAACTGGTGGCACAGGTTATCGAACAACATCAAGAGCCAGTGCCTACTCCCAGGGTAAGTATTATCCAGGCGCTGCCAAAGTCTGAGCGAAGCGAACTGGCCGTAGATTTAATGACCCAAGCTGGTGTGGATGAGATTATTCCGTGGGCCGCTGAACGCTGCATTGCACAGTGGGTGGGCAACAAAGCCATTAAAGGCCGTATGAAGTGGGAGAATGCGGCGATCTCAGCGGCAAAGCAATCACGTAGGGTACGTGTGCCAATCATTGCCGAATTAGCTACCACCGCAGAGGTTGAAAACAGGATTACCCAGGCGGATTTAGCGGTGGTGTTGCATGAAAACGCCAGGGTATCGCTTAAGGAGCTTGACTTTCAAGTCAAAGATATAGTCTTGATTATTGGTCCAGAAGGCGGGATCAGTGATAAAGAATTAGCGCGTTTTAGTGCCGTTGGTGCACACGCGGTACACCTTGGTAAAGAGGTAGTACGTACGGCAAGCGCCGGAATGGTTGCGCTTTCCGCACTCGGAGTTTTGACTTCGCGTTGGTAG